A genomic stretch from Coregonus clupeaformis isolate EN_2021a chromosome 23, ASM2061545v1, whole genome shotgun sequence includes:
- the LOC121536741 gene encoding LOW QUALITY PROTEIN: muscleblind-like protein 2a (The sequence of the model RefSeq protein was modified relative to this genomic sequence to represent the inferred CDS: inserted 1 base in 1 codon) — protein sequence MALNISSIRDTKWLTLEVCRQFXRGTCSRSDEECKFAHPPKSCQVENGRVIACFDSLKGRCSRENCKYLHPPSHLKTQLEINGRNNLIQQKTAAAMLAQQMHFMIPGTSMQPVPTFNVNQGLGTNPGLSYSPYLTPMTSMNHGMSLMPTEMLPSTQVMVPGSPPVTVQSSNSSSSSPSQKLLRTDKLEVCREFQRGNCARGETDCRFAHPSDNPMIDTSDNTVTVCMDYIKSRCSREKCKYFHPPAHLQAKIKASQHQVNQSTVAAQAAAAAMTQSTAKAMKRPLEATVDLVFPHGCLQPLPKRQALEKSNGASSFFNPSMLHYQQALANAQLQQTSAFYPTGRYISASRLHHPGSVFCMSPATGIDNPQVTNKEGTECQDAPLRGPKQPFCKYYFCSTRELQQPAC from the exons ATGGCTCTGAATATATCTTCGATAAGAGACACAAAATGGCTGACATTGGAAGTTTGTCGTCAGT CAAGAGGAACTTGCTCACGGAGTGATGAGGAATGCAAATTTGCACACCCACCAAAGAGCTGCCAGGTTGAAAATGGAAGAGTTATTGCCTGCTTTGACTCGCTAAAG GGTCGATGTTCAAGAGAAAACTGTAAGTACCTTCATCCACCTTCGCATTTAAAAACCCAGCTAGAGATTAACGGACGCAACAACCTCATCCAGCAGAAGACGGCAGCAGCCATGCTGGCCCAGCAGATGCACTTCATGATCCCAGGCACAAGCATGCAGCCTGTA CCTACGTTCAATGTAAACCAGGGGCTTGGTACGAACCCTGGTCTCAGCTACTCTCCATATCTTACACCCATGACCTCCATGAACCATGGGATGAGCCTGATGCCCACAGAGATGCTCCCCAGTACCCAAGTCATGGTCCCTGGAAGCCCCCCTGTCACAGTCCAGAGCTCCAActcgtcctcctcttccccctcacaGAAGCTGCTGCGCACCGACAAACTGGAG GTGTGTCGTGAGTTTCAGCGGGGGAACTGTGCGCGAGGCGAGACGGACTGCCGCTTCGCCCACCCCAGCGACAACCCCATGATCGACACCAGCGACAACACGGTCACCGTCTGCATGGACTACATCAAGTCGCGCTGCTCCAGGGAGAAGTGCAAGTACTTCCACCCCCCTGCTCACTTACAGGCCAAAATCAAAGCCTCTCAACACCAGGTCAACCAATCGACTGTGGCAGCTCAGGCAGCAGCTGCAGCCATG ACTCAGTCGACTGCCAAAGCAATGAAGCGACCCCTCGAGGCAACTGTAGACCTG GTGTTCCCTCATGGCTGCCTGCAGCCCCTACCAAAGAGACAAGCACTGGAGAAGAGCAACGGGGCCAGCTCCTTCTTCAACCCCAGTATGTTGCACTACCAGCAGGCTCTGGCCAACGCACAGCTCCAGCAGACGTCTGCGTTCTATCCCACAG GCAGATATATCAGTGCTTCCAGATTACATCATCCAG GGTCAGTGTTTTGCATGTCTCCTGCTACCGGCATTG ATAATCCTCAAGTAACCAACAAGGAAGGAACAGAGTGTCAAGACGCTCCTCTTAGAGGCCCTAAACAGCCCTTCTGTAAATACTACTTTTGCTCCACACGAGAACTACAGCAACCTGCATGCTGA